The genomic region CGTGCTCAGCGACGCGGTCTTCCACGGGCCCGCGCACTTCGAGCGGGCCGGCATGGGCGAGCTGACCGCGGACCGCACCCGGTTCCGGCAGACCGCGGGGTTCGCCGCGATCGTGGTGCGGGACAAGGTGAAGCTGGCCCAGGCCAGGTTCGAGCGGGCCGCCGAATTCGGCCAGGCGGCCTTCGGCGGGGCGGTGCACTGCATGGCCGTCTTCGCCGACCGGGCCGACTTCGCCGGCTGCCGGTTCGGCGGGCTGGTCAGCCTGACCGGCTCGCGGTTCGCCAGCCCGCCGGACTTCGGCGGCGCCACCTTCGCGGCGCCGCCGAGGCTGGAGGAGGGGCCGGGCGGCTCAGGGCTGGACGGCGCGGCGGATGGCGCTGGTCAGCTCCACCACTGAGGTGACCGGGCGCTCGCACACGTAGCCGCGGCAGACGTACCCGGCCGCGGTGCCGTTGACCAGTGGGCGGCCGGTGAGCAGCGGGACGCCGGGCTCGTCCGGCTCGCCGCCGATGAGCACCGCGCCGGCGGGCAGGGCGGCGCGGGCGGCGGCCAGCAGTTCCCAGCGGCGGTTGTCCGCGCCGGAGCTGACCACGGCGACCTGCACCGGGCCGTGCTGGGCCGCCTCGGCCACGGCCAGCCACCAACCCGCGAACCGGGGTGCGCGGGCGGCCAGCACCCCGGCGCGGCTCAGCGCGCTCTCCGCGGCCACGCGGTAGGTGCTCGCGCGGTCCGAGCCGGTCAGCACGGAGGCGGTGAGCAGGGCGCCGGCCAGGGCCGCGGCGCCGCTGGGGGTGGCGTTGTCGGAGATGTCGCTGGGGCGGCGGACCAGTTTTTCCGCGTCGGCGGCGGTGTCGAAGAAGACGCCGGGGTGGTCCGGGTCGGCGAACTGGGCCAGGGCGGTGTCCAGCAGGTCGGTGGCGTGCGCCAGCCAGCTGGGCTGACCGGTGACCTGGTGCAGCACCAGGAACGCCTCGGCGGTGTTGGCGTAGTCCTCCAGCACGCCGACTGCCTCACCCACCGCGCCCTCGCGGGAGCCGCGGCGCAGCCTGCCGTCCACCAGGTGCGTGCCCAGCAACAGGTCGGCGGCGAACACCGCCGCGTCGATCCACTGTGGACGGTCGAAGTAGGCGCCGCCCTCGGCCAGCGCGGCGATGGCCAGCGCGTTCCAGGCAGTGATCACCTTGTCGTCGCGGCCGGGCTGCGGACGGGTGGCGCGGGACTCGCGGAGTGCGGCGCGCACCCGCTGCCAGCGGGCCGGGTCGTCCGGGTCGGCGAGCAACTGGAGGGTGGACATGCCGTCCTCGAAGGTGCCGCTTTCGGTCACCCGCAACAGGTTCGCCGCCCAGGCGCCGTCCTCGGCGCCGAGCACCTCGGTCAGCTGGGCCGGGGTCCAGGCGTAGGTCAGGCCCTCCACGCCGTTGGTGTCGGCGTCCAGCGAGGAGGCGAAGCCGCCCTGCAGCGTGTGCAGGTCGGTGAGCAGGAACTCCGCGGTCTCCACCGCCACCCGCCTGGCCTGCGCGGAACCGGTGCGGCGGGCCAGGTGGGTGTAGACCCGCAGCAGCAAGGCGTTGTCGTACAACATCTTCTCGAAGTGCGGCACCACCCAGGCGGCGTCCACGCTGTAACGGGCGAAACCGCCGCCGAGCTGGTCGTACAGGCCACCGCGGGCCATCGCCTCGCAGGTGCGCTCGGCCAGCGAGAGCGCCTCAGTGGAGCCGGTGCGCTCGTGGTGGCGGAGCAGGAACTCCAGCACCATCGACGGCGGGAACTTCGGCGCGCCACCGAATCCGGCGTGCGTGTCGTCGAACTCCTGGGCCAGCGCGGTCACCGCGTGCGCCAGCACATCACCGTCCACAGTGGACTGTGGCAGCGGCCGGGCGGCCTCGGTCAGCTGGGCCACCACCGAGCGGGCCGCCTCGCGCACCTCCTCGCCGCGCTCGGTCCAGGCCTCCACCACCGCGGCCAGCAGCTGCTGGAAGGACGGGTAGCCGGGGCGCGGCTGCGGCGGGTAGTAGGTGCCGCAGTGGAACGGCTCGCCCTCCGGGGTGAGGAAGCAGGTCATCGGCCAGCCGCCGTGGCCGGTCATCGCCTGGGTGGCCTCCATGTAGACCGCGTCCACGTCCGGCCGCTCCTCGCGGTCGACCTTGACGTTGACGAACCCGGCGTTCATCAGCTCGGCGACCACCGGGTTCTCGAAGGACTCGTGCGCCATCACGTGGCACCAGTGGCAGGCGGCGTAGCCCACCGACAGCAGCACCGGCACGTTCCGGCGGCGGGCCTCGGCGAACGCCTCCTCGCCCCACGGCCACCAGTCCACCGGGTTGTCGGCGTGCTGGAGCAGGTACGGGCTGGTCGCCGCGGCCAGGCGGTTCGGCATGGGTGCGTCTCCCGAGCGTTGGTGGCGAGGTCAGTGCGGTTGGTGCAGGTGCAGGGCGAGCCAGAGCTCGGCGCGCACACCTGGCGAGTCCAGGTCCTTGTCCAGCAGGTCGGCCACCTTACGCATGCGGTTGCGCAGGGTGTGCCGGTGGACACCAAGCTGTTGCGCGGCCGGGTCCCACTGTCCATGGTGGCTCAGCCATACCCGCAGGGAGGTCAGCAAATCCCCGCGTCCGGTGGCATCGTGCGTGTTCAGCGGGCTGAGCAGGGCCGAGGCGAAGGCGACGCCCCGGCGGCCGTCCACCAGCGCGAGCAGGCCGGAGGCGGCCAGGTCGGCGAAATCCAGCACCAACTGGTCCTGGCGGCGGGCCGCGTCCACCGCGGCCAGCGCCTGCCGGTGCCCCTCGGCGACCTCGGTCACCGGCCCGGACACGCCCAGCCGGACCCCGGCCAGGCGGCCGGGCAGCGCGCGGCACCAGGCCAGCGGCTCACCCTCGGCGGCCAGCACCACCACCCGGTCCTCGACCTCGGCGAAGAAGCAGGGCTCGGCCACGCCCTGCGCGGACAGCAGGTCCACCGCGGCCGCGCGGGCCGGGGCCGGGCCGGTCAGCGCCAGCACCCGCAGCGGCGGCGCGGGCAGCGCGCCCCACAGCGGCCGGACCACCTCCGCGACGAGGTCCCGCTTTCCGGCCGCGAGCAGCGTGAACAGCCCGGCGCGCAACCGCCGGGCGGCCGCGTCCAGGCCGCCGGTCTGTTCCAGGGCCAGCGCGAGCAGCGAGGCGGCCGCGCCGAGCAGGTGCTGCTCGGCCGGGGTCCACACCCGCGTGCTGCCCAGCAGCAGGAAGGCCCTGGTGCGACGGCCCGCGCCGAGGGCCTGCGCGGTGATCCACTCGCCGGGCGCCTGCGCGGTGACCGCGGCCGGTG from Crossiella sp. CA-258035 harbors:
- a CDS encoding thioredoxin domain-containing protein, whose protein sequence is MPNRLAAATSPYLLQHADNPVDWWPWGEEAFAEARRRNVPVLLSVGYAACHWCHVMAHESFENPVVAELMNAGFVNVKVDREERPDVDAVYMEATQAMTGHGGWPMTCFLTPEGEPFHCGTYYPPQPRPGYPSFQQLLAAVVEAWTERGEEVREAARSVVAQLTEAARPLPQSTVDGDVLAHAVTALAQEFDDTHAGFGGAPKFPPSMVLEFLLRHHERTGSTEALSLAERTCEAMARGGLYDQLGGGFARYSVDAAWVVPHFEKMLYDNALLLRVYTHLARRTGSAQARRVAVETAEFLLTDLHTLQGGFASSLDADTNGVEGLTYAWTPAQLTEVLGAEDGAWAANLLRVTESGTFEDGMSTLQLLADPDDPARWQRVRAALRESRATRPQPGRDDKVITAWNALAIAALAEGGAYFDRPQWIDAAVFAADLLLGTHLVDGRLRRGSREGAVGEAVGVLEDYANTAEAFLVLHQVTGQPSWLAHATDLLDTALAQFADPDHPGVFFDTAADAEKLVRRPSDISDNATPSGAAALAGALLTASVLTGSDRASTYRVAAESALSRAGVLAARAPRFAGWWLAVAEAAQHGPVQVAVVSSGADNRRWELLAAARAALPAGAVLIGGEPDEPGVPLLTGRPLVNGTAAGYVCRGYVCERPVTSVVELTSAIRRAVQP
- a CDS encoding PucR family transcriptional regulator, producing the protein MPLTVRALLELPELGLRLLAGARGLDRPLPWAHVSELADPTPFLEGGELLLTTGLARPAWRAYLDRLAAAGAAGLAFGTGLSHQRVPAELVKAARARDFPLLEVPRDTPFIAVTKAVSRAVAADSYAEATRMSGALQALAGAATGVDGLGAVLRRLARELDAWVVLLDVAGEPLRAAPASARGRVAEAAGLLDRLRAARPPAAVTAQAPGEWITAQALGAGRRTRAFLLLGSTRVWTPAEQHLLGAAASLLALALEQTGGLDAAARRLRAGLFTLLAAGKRDLVAEVVRPLWGALPAPPLRVLALTGPAPARAAAVDLLSAQGVAEPCFFAEVEDRVVVLAAEGEPLAWCRALPGRLAGVRLGVSGPVTEVAEGHRQALAAVDAARRQDQLVLDFADLAASGLLALVDGRRGVAFASALLSPLNTHDATGRGDLLTSLRVWLSHHGQWDPAAQQLGVHRHTLRNRMRKVADLLDKDLDSPGVRAELWLALHLHQPH